Proteins from a single region of Kogia breviceps isolate mKogBre1 chromosome 5, mKogBre1 haplotype 1, whole genome shotgun sequence:
- the NECTIN3 gene encoding nectin-3 isoform X1 encodes MARTPGPAPLCPGGGKAQLSSASPPGAGLLLPPPTPPPLLLLLFPLLLFSRLCGALAGPVIVEPHVTAIWGKNVSLKCLIEGNETITQILWEKIHGKSAQTVAVHHPQYGFSVQGEYQGRVLFKNYSLNDATITLHNIGFSDSGQYICKAVTFPLGNAQSSTTVTVLVEPSVSLIKGPDSLIDGGNETVAAICIAATGKPVAHIDWEGDLGEMESTTTSFPNETATIVSQYKLFPTRFARGRRITCVVKHPALEKDIRYSFILDIQYAPEVSVTGYDGNWFVGRTGVHLKCNADANPPPFKSVWSRLDGQWPDGLLASDNTLHFVHPLTFNYSGVYVCKVTNSLGQRSDQKVIYISDPPTTTTLQPTIQWHPSTADFEDLATEPKKLPFPLSTLATIKDDTIGTIIASVVGGALFVVLVSVLAGIFCYRRRRTFRGDYFAKNYIPPSDMQKESQIDVLQQDELDSYPDSVKKENKNPVNNIIRKDYLEEHEKTQWNNVENLSRFERPMDYYEDLKMGMKFVSDEQYDENEDDLVSHVDGSVISRREWYV; translated from the exons gtGCCTTAGCTGGACCAGTTATTGTGGAGCCACATGTCACAGCAATATGGGGAAAGAATGTTTCGCTGAAGTGTTTAATTGAAGGAAATGAAACTATAACACAAATTTTATGGGAGAAGATACATGGCAAAAGTGCACAGACTGTTGCAGTTCATCATCCTCAATATGGATTCTCTGTTCAAGGAGAATATCAGGGAAGAGTCTTGTTTAAAAACTATTCACTTAATGATGCAACAATTACTCTACATAACATAGGATTCTCTGATTCTGGACAATATATATGCAAAGCTGTTACATTCCCACTTGGAAATGCTCAGTCCTCTACAACTGTTACTGTATTAG ttGAACCCTCCGTGAGCCTGATAAAAGGGCCAGATTCTTTAATTGATGGAGGAAATGAAACAGTAGCAGCCATTTGTATCGCAGCCACTGGAAAACCAGTTGCACATATTGATTGGGAAGGTGATCTTGGAGAAATGGAATCCACTACGACTTCTTTTCCAAATGAAACAGCAACAATTGTCAGCCAATACAAGCTTTTTCCTACCAGATTTGCTAGAGGAAGGCGGATTACTTGTGTTGTAAAACATCCAGCCTTGGAAAAGGACATCCGATATTCTTTCATATTAGACATACAGT atgctCCTGAGGTTTCAGTAACAGGCTATGATGGAAACTGGTTTGTTGGGAGAACAGGAGTACATCTCAAGTGTAATGCTGATGCAAATCCACCACCCTTCAAATCTGTGTGGAGCAG gttAGATGGACAGTGGCCTGATGGTTTATTGGCTTCAGACAATACTCTTCATTTTGTCCATCCACTGACTTTCAATTATTCTGGTGTTTATGTCTGTAAAGTGACCAATTCCCTTGGTCAAAGAAGTGATCAAAAGGTCATCTATATTTCAG ATCCTCCTACTACTACCACCCTTCAGCCTACAATTCAGTGGCATCCCTCAACTGCTGACTTCGAGGATCTAGCAACAGAACCAAAAAAATTGCCCTTCCCATTGTCAACTTTGGCAACAATTAAGGATGACACAATTGGCACAATCATTGCTAGTGTAGTGGGTGGGGCTCTCTTCGTAGTACTTGTAAGTGTTTTGGCTGGAATATTCTGCTATAGGAGAAGACGGACGTTTCGTGGAGACTACTTTGCCAAGAACTACATTCCACCATCAGATATGCAAAAAGAATCACAGATAGATGTTCTTCAACAAGATGAGCTTGATTCTTACCCAGAcagtgtaaaaaaagaaaacaaaaatccagtgAACAATATAATACGGAAAGACTATTTAGAAGAGCATGAAAAAACGCAGTGGAACAATGTAGAAAATCTCAGTAGGTTTGAAAGACCAATGGATTATTATGAAGATCTAAAAATGGGAATGAAGTTCGTCAGCGATGAACAGTATGATGAAAATGAAGATGACttagtttcacatgtagatgGTTCCGTAATTTCCAGGAGGGAGTGGTATGTTTAA
- the NECTIN3 gene encoding nectin-3 isoform X3, giving the protein MDCEREKGWRKRGALAGPVIVEPHVTAIWGKNVSLKCLIEGNETITQILWEKIHGKSAQTVAVHHPQYGFSVQGEYQGRVLFKNYSLNDATITLHNIGFSDSGQYICKAVTFPLGNAQSSTTVTVLVEPSVSLIKGPDSLIDGGNETVAAICIAATGKPVAHIDWEGDLGEMESTTTSFPNETATIVSQYKLFPTRFARGRRITCVVKHPALEKDIRYSFILDIQYAPEVSVTGYDGNWFVGRTGVHLKCNADANPPPFKSVWSRLDGQWPDGLLASDNTLHFVHPLTFNYSGVYVCKVTNSLGQRSDQKVIYISDPPTTTTLQPTIQWHPSTADFEDLATEPKKLPFPLSTLATIKDDTIGTIIASVVGGALFVVLVSVLAGIFCYRRRRTFRGDYFAKNYIPPSDMQKESQIDVLQQDELDSYPDSVKKENKNPVNNIIRKDYLEEHEKTQWNNVENLSRFERPMDYYEDLKMGMKFVSDEQYDENEDDLVSHVDGSVISRREWYV; this is encoded by the exons gtGCCTTAGCTGGACCAGTTATTGTGGAGCCACATGTCACAGCAATATGGGGAAAGAATGTTTCGCTGAAGTGTTTAATTGAAGGAAATGAAACTATAACACAAATTTTATGGGAGAAGATACATGGCAAAAGTGCACAGACTGTTGCAGTTCATCATCCTCAATATGGATTCTCTGTTCAAGGAGAATATCAGGGAAGAGTCTTGTTTAAAAACTATTCACTTAATGATGCAACAATTACTCTACATAACATAGGATTCTCTGATTCTGGACAATATATATGCAAAGCTGTTACATTCCCACTTGGAAATGCTCAGTCCTCTACAACTGTTACTGTATTAG ttGAACCCTCCGTGAGCCTGATAAAAGGGCCAGATTCTTTAATTGATGGAGGAAATGAAACAGTAGCAGCCATTTGTATCGCAGCCACTGGAAAACCAGTTGCACATATTGATTGGGAAGGTGATCTTGGAGAAATGGAATCCACTACGACTTCTTTTCCAAATGAAACAGCAACAATTGTCAGCCAATACAAGCTTTTTCCTACCAGATTTGCTAGAGGAAGGCGGATTACTTGTGTTGTAAAACATCCAGCCTTGGAAAAGGACATCCGATATTCTTTCATATTAGACATACAGT atgctCCTGAGGTTTCAGTAACAGGCTATGATGGAAACTGGTTTGTTGGGAGAACAGGAGTACATCTCAAGTGTAATGCTGATGCAAATCCACCACCCTTCAAATCTGTGTGGAGCAG gttAGATGGACAGTGGCCTGATGGTTTATTGGCTTCAGACAATACTCTTCATTTTGTCCATCCACTGACTTTCAATTATTCTGGTGTTTATGTCTGTAAAGTGACCAATTCCCTTGGTCAAAGAAGTGATCAAAAGGTCATCTATATTTCAG ATCCTCCTACTACTACCACCCTTCAGCCTACAATTCAGTGGCATCCCTCAACTGCTGACTTCGAGGATCTAGCAACAGAACCAAAAAAATTGCCCTTCCCATTGTCAACTTTGGCAACAATTAAGGATGACACAATTGGCACAATCATTGCTAGTGTAGTGGGTGGGGCTCTCTTCGTAGTACTTGTAAGTGTTTTGGCTGGAATATTCTGCTATAGGAGAAGACGGACGTTTCGTGGAGACTACTTTGCCAAGAACTACATTCCACCATCAGATATGCAAAAAGAATCACAGATAGATGTTCTTCAACAAGATGAGCTTGATTCTTACCCAGAcagtgtaaaaaaagaaaacaaaaatccagtgAACAATATAATACGGAAAGACTATTTAGAAGAGCATGAAAAAACGCAGTGGAACAATGTAGAAAATCTCAGTAGGTTTGAAAGACCAATGGATTATTATGAAGATCTAAAAATGGGAATGAAGTTCGTCAGCGATGAACAGTATGATGAAAATGAAGATGACttagtttcacatgtagatgGTTCCGTAATTTCCAGGAGGGAGTGGTATGTTTAA